The genomic DNA TTCACGTCCATCCACCGGCGGATAGTCATGCCCGACAAACAAACGGGTCGCATCCGGCAATGTCAGAATGGACTGCAAGGTGTCGTATAGTTCAGACGATGACCCATCGGGGAAATCGGCACGCGACGTGCCCACATCCACATGCATGAAGGTATCATGTACAAAAGCGGCATCATCGCCCACGATATAGCTGATCGACGCTGGCGTATGCCCCGGTGACAGCATCACCCGCACATCCAGCGATCCCAGCTTGAACTCAGCACCATCATCGAACAGCCTGTCAAAGTCGCGGCCGGGATCAAACGCGCCCGGCAAATGGTAAATATCGGCCCAGATCTCTGCCAGATCACGCACCTTCGCGCCGATCCCATTGCATGCGCCTGTCTGGTCCCTGAGCCACGCAGAAGCCATCAGGTGGTCTGCGTGTGGATGAGTGTCCAGCACCCATTTCACATCCAGTCCGCCGCGCGCGGCATGTTCCAGAATTTCTTGCGCGGTTTCATGCGATGTGTGGGCGTTGGCCGGATCAAAATCCTGTACCACATCAATCAACGCGGCTGCCTTCGTACTTTCGTCAACGACCAGATACTGGAGACTGCCGCTCGCGTCGTCATAAAAGCTCGTCACTCGCGGTGATGCGGGTCCTCTGGACGGGCTGGTATGGGTTTGCATTACGCCTCCTTTGGTTGGCGGTGTCCTCTAATCCTCTTTCCAACGCGCGTGGAACGGGAACGTTCCCCTCAGGCCTGCTGCCCACGTCCCGCAGCACGTCGGTTGCGTCTGGCAGAATCGCGGCACCTCATGCTAAGTGTTGTGGCATGTTGGCAAACCCACCCCATATCGGCGAACTTCGCCCTCAGATCCGCCAATTGGACGAGGCGGCCATCAACCGCATTGCAGCGGGCGAGGTGGTCGAACGCCCCGCCTCGGCGGTCAAGGAACTGGTGGAGAACGCTATCGACGCGGGCGCGCGGCGCATTGAAATCACTTATGCCGACGGGGGCAAAACACTGATCCGCGTGACCGATGATGGCTGCGGCATCACACCGGGTGACCTGCCGCTGGCCCTATCGCGTCATGCCACGTCCAAGATCGACGGCAGTGACCTGCTGAATATTCACACCTTCGGCTTTCGCGGCGAAGCGTTGCCGTCGCTCGGTGCCGTCGGGCGGTTGACCATCGCCTCTCGCGCTCCGGATGCGGACGCGGCTGAAATGACCATCGCAGGCGGCACGCCAAGCGCGGTCAAACCCACCGCGCTGAATGGCGGCACCGTGGTCACGCTGCGTGATCTCTTTTACGCCACGCCCGCGCGGCTCAAATTCATGCGCACCGACCGGGCAGAGGCGCAGGCGATCACCGACACCGTCAAACGGCTGGCGATGGCCGAGCCGCATATCGGCTTTGTCCTGCGCGATGTCTCGGGCGGTGGCGCCGGACGCACAGTCTTTCGCGCCGATCCCGAAACCGGCGACCTGATGGGCGCGATGAGCCAGCGACTAACCCGCATTCTGGGGCGCGAATTCACTGATAACGCAATCGCCATCGACGCGGATCGCGACGGGTTGGCTATGACCGGATACGCGGCTCTGCCCACCTATTCTCGCGGCTCTGCTGTGGCGCAGTATCTCTTTGTCAACGGTCGCCCGGTGCGCGACAAGATGTTGACCGGCGCACTGCGCGCGGCCTACCGCGATCTGCTCAGCCGGGACCGCCACCCGGCCGCGGCTCTCTTTATCGAATGCGAGGGTCGGTTGGTTGACGTAAACGTACATCCCGCCAAATCCGAAGTACGTTTTCGCGATCCCGGTGCGGCCCGCGGGCTGATCGTGTCTGGTCTGCGTCACGCACTGGCCGAACAGGGGCATCGCGCTTCCAGCACTGTCGCGGGTGCCACACTGGGCGCGTTCCAGCCAGAACCAGCCGGTGCGCGCGTCTACCAGATGGATCGCGCAGGCAGCACGCCGCTGCACCGCCCGCCCGCCGATTCCGGCTTTGCCGACATGCAAACCGCCTACAGCGCGCGGGTCGAGAACACCGCCCCGACAGGCGGCGACGACACGCCGCCAGAGACCCCGCTTCAATCTCTGCCGCTCGGGGCCGCCCGCGCGCAACTGCACGAGAATTACATCATCGCCCAGACCGAAACGGGGATGGTCATCGTCGACCAACACGCCGCACATGAACGGCTGGTCTATGAACGCCTGAAACGCCAGCGCGCCGAAAATGGTGTCGCGGCGCAGGCTCTATTGATCCCCGAGATTGTCGACCTGTCAGACGCGGATTGCGCGACGCTGATGGCTGTCGCCGATGACCTCGCCAGTTTTGGCCTCGGGGTCGAGCCATTCGGCGGCGGTGCAATCGCCGTGCGTGAAACCCCCGCCATCCTCGGTGTCGTCGATGCCCGCGCGCTGATCCTCGACATCCTCGACGAACTGGCCGACCAAGGCGACAGCGACACGCTCGGCAGCCGTATAGACGCGATCCTCAGCCGTGTTGCCTGTCACGGCTCGATCCGTTCAGGTCGACGGATGCAGGCCGACGAAATGAACGCGCTGCTGCGAGAGATGGAGACGACCCCCCATTCCGGCCAGTGCAACCACGGCCGCCCCACCTATGTCAGCCTCGCGCTGAGCGACATCGAAAGGCTCTTTGGCCGCACATGATCCAGATCGGTGATACGCAGTATCTTCTAAACGACCCGCTGGTAATCGCGGCCCTTGTCGGTGCAGCGATCCTGTTGTTGATCATCATTCTGCTGATCTCTGCGGTGCGCGCCGCCGGGCGTTCGGCGCGTCTGGCCGAACCGCTGGCACGTCAGATCGGCCAGATGGAACATCGCTTTCAATCGCTCAGTGATGGCCAGCAACAATTGGCAGGTGGTCTCACCCATGTCTCTGACGCCGCCGCCGCCTCGCAGGCCAACATGCTGCAACTGATGGAACAACGCCTCGCCGCTGTTTCGGAAAAGATGAACGAGAACCTCAGCGGCTCGGCCCGCCGCACCGCCCAGTCCCTCGGCGATCTGCAACAACGTCTGCAAACCATCGACAAGGCACAGGCGAACATCACCAAGCTGTCGGGCGACGTCCTGACCCTTCAGGATATCCTGAGCAACAAGCAGACCCGCGGCGCGTTCGGCGAGATTCAGTTGCACGACATCGTGCTCAAAGCACTGCCAAAAGACAGCTACACTCTGCAACACACCCTGTCTAACGGCAAACGCGCCGATTGCCTGATTCACCTGCCCAACCCCCCCGGTCCGATCTGCATCGACAGCAAATTCCCGCTGGAGGCCTACGAGGCCCTACGTCGTGCAGGCACCGATTGGGAGGTGAACGAGGCTGCAAAATTTCTGCGCACTTCGGTCAAGAAACACATCAAGGATATTTCCGACAAATACATCCTCGACGGCGAAACCGCCGATGGTGCCCTGATGTTCCTGCCGTCCGAGGCGGTTTATGCCGAACTGCACGCCAATTTCCCCGAACTGGTGCGCGAAGGATTCGCTGCGCGCGTCTGGATCGTGTCGCCCACCACCTGCATGGCCACGCTCAACACGATGCGCGCGATTCTAAAGGACGCACGCATGC from Roseovarius pelagicus includes the following:
- the mutL gene encoding DNA mismatch repair endonuclease MutL → MLANPPHIGELRPQIRQLDEAAINRIAAGEVVERPASAVKELVENAIDAGARRIEITYADGGKTLIRVTDDGCGITPGDLPLALSRHATSKIDGSDLLNIHTFGFRGEALPSLGAVGRLTIASRAPDADAAEMTIAGGTPSAVKPTALNGGTVVTLRDLFYATPARLKFMRTDRAEAQAITDTVKRLAMAEPHIGFVLRDVSGGGAGRTVFRADPETGDLMGAMSQRLTRILGREFTDNAIAIDADRDGLAMTGYAALPTYSRGSAVAQYLFVNGRPVRDKMLTGALRAAYRDLLSRDRHPAAALFIECEGRLVDVNVHPAKSEVRFRDPGAARGLIVSGLRHALAEQGHRASSTVAGATLGAFQPEPAGARVYQMDRAGSTPLHRPPADSGFADMQTAYSARVENTAPTGGDDTPPETPLQSLPLGAARAQLHENYIIAQTETGMVIVDQHAAHERLVYERLKRQRAENGVAAQALLIPEIVDLSDADCATLMAVADDLASFGLGVEPFGGGAIAVRETPAILGVVDARALILDILDELADQGDSDTLGSRIDAILSRVACHGSIRSGRRMQADEMNALLREMETTPHSGQCNHGRPTYVSLALSDIERLFGRT
- a CDS encoding DNA recombination protein RmuC; protein product: MIQIGDTQYLLNDPLVIAALVGAAILLLIIILLISAVRAAGRSARLAEPLARQIGQMEHRFQSLSDGQQQLAGGLTHVSDAAAASQANMLQLMEQRLAAVSEKMNENLSGSARRTAQSLGDLQQRLQTIDKAQANITKLSGDVLTLQDILSNKQTRGAFGEIQLHDIVLKALPKDSYTLQHTLSNGKRADCLIHLPNPPGPICIDSKFPLEAYEALRRAGTDWEVNEAAKFLRTSVKKHIKDISDKYILDGETADGALMFLPSEAVYAELHANFPELVREGFAARVWIVSPTTCMATLNTMRAILKDARMREQAGAIRRELGLLFADVERLGTRVENLDRHFGQASKDIAEIKISSDKAGRRARRLDNFDFEELAPETEPAIIKLTKDG
- a CDS encoding MBL fold metallo-hydrolase, which codes for MQTHTSPSRGPASPRVTSFYDDASGSLQYLVVDESTKAAALIDVVQDFDPANAHTSHETAQEILEHAARGGLDVKWVLDTHPHADHLMASAWLRDQTGACNGIGAKVRDLAEIWADIYHLPGAFDPGRDFDRLFDDGAEFKLGSLDVRVMLSPGHTPASISYIVGDDAAFVHDTFMHVDVGTSRADFPDGSSSELYDTLQSILTLPDATRLFVGHDYPPVDGREEPGWESSVADQRAHNPHVGGGKSREEYIKLRDERDATLALPDRMLFALQVNLRGGRLPEAEADGHSYFKIPANKM